In a single window of the Rhodamnia argentea isolate NSW1041297 chromosome 2, ASM2092103v1, whole genome shotgun sequence genome:
- the LOC115737429 gene encoding DNA-repair protein XRCC1 isoform X1: MPNSKTSPSDEGDKTAKRSLPSWMTSKHKGSSRNGKKAAGSGEDEDNEENERPEQDKGLDGELMSSTLAKKSESGGKPSSSSLDTLQFSKFLEGVVFVLSGFVNPERSTLRSQALEMGAEYQPDWNSDCTLLICAFLNTPKFRQVEANNGTIVAKEWITECYTQRKLVDIESYLMHAGKPWRRSISDKSGRGSEISPSRGYCKHVEKRSQSRQSTAASSKKASSNVTEDLLIPSKVKSWAIIDLSRTTTWLESQEEKPPADEIKKIAAEGILTCLQDAVDALEQNQDVQRIIEQWNIVPRVVEELIKLEGSGNTATSISNANLHRKAVDCKQIYEAEYSHLEHDASMKRKKPSTDDRKSKGKKEAISADAAAGYESDETIEMTEEEIELAYNTVAAEVPEF, encoded by the exons ATGCCCAATTCAAAAACGAGTCCGAGTGATGAGGGGGACAAGACTGCAAAACGAAGTCTTCCTTCCTGGATGACTTCCAAACACAAAGGGAGTTCCAGGAATGGCAAGAAAGCAGCTGGTTCTGGTGAAGATGAAGACAATGAAGAAAACGAGAGGCCTGAACAAGACAAAGGGCTTGATGGAGAACTCATGAGCAGTACACTGGCCAAGAAATCTGAAAGCGGCGGGAAACCTTCTTCATCGAGCTTGGACACCttgcaattttccaaatttctg GAGGGCGTGGTTTTTGTCTTATCGGGTTTCGTCAATCCAGAGCGCAGTACGTTGCGATCCCAGGCCCTTGAAATGGGAGCAGAATATCAGCCTGACTGGAACTCTGATTGCACACTACTAATTTGTGCTTTTCTGAACACTCCAAAGTTTCGACAAGTCGAGGCAAACAATGGAACAATTGTTGCAAAG GAGTGGATAACGGAGTGCTACACCCAGAGAAAACTAGTCGACATCGAAAGCTATTTAATGCATGCTGGAAAACCATGGAGAAGGAGTATTTCAGATAAATCTGGCAGAG GTTCAGAGATTTCACCAAGTAGAGGTTATTGTAAGCACGTTGAGAAAAGATCACAGTCCAGACAATCAACTGCTGCCTCCTCCAAG AAGGCTAGTTCTAATGTTACTGAGGACTTATTGATTCCTTCAAAAGTGAAGAGCTGGGCTATTATTGATCTGAGCAGAACAACCACATGGCTGGAAAGTCAAGAAGAAAAG CCTCCAGCAGATGAGATAAAGAAAATAGCAGCTGAAGGGATATTAACTTGCTTACAAGATGCAGTTGATGCCCTTGAGCAAAATCAG GATGTCCAACGAATTATTGAACAGTGGAACATCGTTCCTCGCGTGGTGGAGGAGCTGATTAAGCTTGAGGGGTCTGGAAATACTGCTACTTCTATCTCAAATGCAAATCTCCACAGAAAGGCCGTGGACTGTAAGCAAATTTATGAAGCAGAATACAGTCATTTGGAAC ATGATGCTTCAATGAAGCGAAAGAAGCCTAGCACTGATGATCGGAAAtccaaagggaaaaaggaagccATCTCTGCTGATGCAGCGGCTGGATACGAGAGCGACGAGACCATCGAAATGACCGAAGAAGAAATAGAACTCGCATACAACACAGTGGCTGCTGAAGTTCCAGAATTTTGA
- the LOC115737429 gene encoding DNA-repair protein XRCC1 isoform X2: MPNSKTSPSDEGDKTAKRSLPSWMTSKHKGSSRNGKKAAGSGEDEDNEENERPEQDKGLDGELMSSTLAKKSESGGKPSSSSLDTLQFSKFLEGVVFVLSGFVNPERSTLRSQALEMGAEYQPDWNSDCTLLICAFLNTPKFRQVEANNGTIVAKKASSNVTEDLLIPSKVKSWAIIDLSRTTTWLESQEEKPPADEIKKIAAEGILTCLQDAVDALEQNQDVQRIIEQWNIVPRVVEELIKLEGSGNTATSISNANLHRKAVDCKQIYEAEYSHLEHDASMKRKKPSTDDRKSKGKKEAISADAAAGYESDETIEMTEEEIELAYNTVAAEVPEF; the protein is encoded by the exons ATGCCCAATTCAAAAACGAGTCCGAGTGATGAGGGGGACAAGACTGCAAAACGAAGTCTTCCTTCCTGGATGACTTCCAAACACAAAGGGAGTTCCAGGAATGGCAAGAAAGCAGCTGGTTCTGGTGAAGATGAAGACAATGAAGAAAACGAGAGGCCTGAACAAGACAAAGGGCTTGATGGAGAACTCATGAGCAGTACACTGGCCAAGAAATCTGAAAGCGGCGGGAAACCTTCTTCATCGAGCTTGGACACCttgcaattttccaaatttctg GAGGGCGTGGTTTTTGTCTTATCGGGTTTCGTCAATCCAGAGCGCAGTACGTTGCGATCCCAGGCCCTTGAAATGGGAGCAGAATATCAGCCTGACTGGAACTCTGATTGCACACTACTAATTTGTGCTTTTCTGAACACTCCAAAGTTTCGACAAGTCGAGGCAAACAATGGAACAATTGTTGCAAAG AAGGCTAGTTCTAATGTTACTGAGGACTTATTGATTCCTTCAAAAGTGAAGAGCTGGGCTATTATTGATCTGAGCAGAACAACCACATGGCTGGAAAGTCAAGAAGAAAAG CCTCCAGCAGATGAGATAAAGAAAATAGCAGCTGAAGGGATATTAACTTGCTTACAAGATGCAGTTGATGCCCTTGAGCAAAATCAG GATGTCCAACGAATTATTGAACAGTGGAACATCGTTCCTCGCGTGGTGGAGGAGCTGATTAAGCTTGAGGGGTCTGGAAATACTGCTACTTCTATCTCAAATGCAAATCTCCACAGAAAGGCCGTGGACTGTAAGCAAATTTATGAAGCAGAATACAGTCATTTGGAAC ATGATGCTTCAATGAAGCGAAAGAAGCCTAGCACTGATGATCGGAAAtccaaagggaaaaaggaagccATCTCTGCTGATGCAGCGGCTGGATACGAGAGCGACGAGACCATCGAAATGACCGAAGAAGAAATAGAACTCGCATACAACACAGTGGCTGCTGAAGTTCCAGAATTTTGA